The following DNA comes from Henckelia pumila isolate YLH828 unplaced genomic scaffold, ASM3356847v2 CTG_461:::fragment_3, whole genome shotgun sequence.
TGAAAAGCTGTAAAAGATTTTTAACCGATAAACTCCAAGTACTGAGAAACGAGAGGATTGACTAGAAGAGCACAACAACTACCCGTCAGGAAAAAACACGTATGAATTTACCTTGCCAAGTGCAATGCGTGTGTACAGTCTCTGCCTTTGATATCTATTCTGAAGAATCATGGAGACTCCTTGCATAATTGCCCATTTCAAAAACAGTTGTACACCTCTCTACAATAGGCATTTTCATTTCAATAGTCTTCTATAGCAGGAAAAGGgtaaaaaagagaagaaaacagCTAATGACACTATGCCAGGTACACACGTTAATATTGATTACTGAGTTATAATGTGTTTGGATTGATAAGAAATGGGATTTGGCATTGGATTCCATTTTGGTGTTTGGtaagagtttaaaatataaTGGTgtgaattgataatataaatttttagatAAATGGTATTTTGTAGAATTTACAAAGAAAGACTTGAAATCTACAAGTaagttaaataaatatatatgctttaaaaaaatttattatttttaaaactcaAATCCTATGAAATCCCACGAATCCGACCAATTTCATGAGAATTTCATTCAGTTAaatgaaatcccatcaaataCCATCAAATATCAATCCCGTTTCGAAATCCCATTTTACCAAACACAAATGATATTTGTAATTCCAAATCCCACCAAATCCTGTGGTAATCATTCATTCCAAACACACTGGTGGATTAGTGCCTGTGTTTTTGTTAGGCAGTGAAATGTTGAATAATGCATAAATACCTGTTTTTGGGAACAATCAGGTCCTCTCTCTATCTCCCATGTAAGACTTATGAGAGCCATAGCCATAGCATAATAGTGATGTTTAATCCACCTGCACAAGTAAATTCATCAGCTATGAAAGTATATAAAACCGTGAATATCCAAAACCATCACTTACAAAAGTACATAATACTGTGAATGTCCAAGAATCTCAGCCTAggaaaataaaagtaaaaaagATTCTACATGAACCAGAGACAGTAAACATCCAGTTGAAAGTGTATCCAAGAAATTTTGGAGAAAGATCAGCCGGATGACCATAAGTATCTTGTTCAAGATTTATAGACGAAGTCAGACAACTCGAATAAAAGACatactttttatttttgttttcaatttGATTATCACCACAATTGTCCAGTAATGGCTCCAGGGAAAAGGCACATACAAAATAATAGAACTTCATTTCCTGGTCTATTTTATAAAGAGCACAGTTATAGTATAAGGAAATACTGTTTCTACACATGCTGAATATCCATCTCTGACCatcaaatgaaagaaaaaagaaaatggTGGCAAGTTATCAATCTCCTTTCATTGAAACCTATACCTGAGTGCAATAAATTCCTACACATAGTTGatcaaaacaaattttacaAGGTAGATGGATTCAAACACTTGTTCATGAGTCAGACAGATGATTAGTAGTTGGATTAGAGATTAAGCAAATTTATTTCAGGAATGCAACCAGATATGCGGTAAGACCTTCAATAGTCAATGAAGGTCACAGTTTACTTGACGAAAACTGATGTCCTCATTACAAAATTTGTCTGCTTACAAACTGATGGAAAAGTAAAGTGGTGCACATTTCTTTTCACTGCTAGCTCAAAGGGTACTCCACCATCCATAGGTGATTAGATGTAGACTTTTTCCTAGATTCAGTTACAGTCAATGTTTAAAGTAATGTGGATAAATTTAAGCATCAGAACTAGAATAATCTCAATACAAAGGAAGAAAGGCGGGCCAGCAACTATATTCTTTTTCCTGAAAGTTGTGCAGCTCCTGTAGCAAGCAAAAATCACGTAAACTTGGCTTCCATATTATCATCAATCTCACTCTTACTTCaaagaattaaatatttgattcacACTGGAACCACATAAACCTCAACATCAAAATCTGCCAGGTCAATAAACAAAACACAGAACACTAGAAACGAAGGTTTTCTGATTCCAAGGAAAACCTTAAGTTCACAACAAGTATTAACATAGACAGAGACAGGTGGAAAAGAAAGCATGACACTGTAAAGGGCCTAACAGCCAAACACGATTTTGGAACCTACATCAATCAAAACAGAGAATGTATGAGCCATGTCAATTACCATGGGCGTATGCCGCTTCCGTTaactctcaaaatattttctctcaATGCCAAACTTGTGTAGAGATACAGCAACCATGCCTGGATGACAGAAATTGAGTAGGCTACATTTTCGCATCAATGATACGTAAAAGAAATAATTAAAGGTGATATACCTGGTAAAGTTGAACTGGCAATGCAGGCAAACATCCATCCCAAATCCATGACCTTAACGTCAGCAGCAGTGATGGCAAAAAAAGGAACAAGCACGCTGTTCTATCCTGTCATGAGATACGAGTCATGCTAAAGCAGACAGGTAACATTGCTTATCCATCAAATGGCTAAGAAGGTTTACAAAGCTCAAGACAACAAACCACCTCAACCTATATGAATAATTTCCCTTGGTGAAATGAAGAGAGTTAAAACTAAGTAACAAAAAGTATAGCGGAAACCAAAGAGGAAAATTATCGTAGCAtaagttcaaaaatatttaaagatgAATCATACTCTGAACTTATTGTATTCCTCTTTCACTTTCAGTTGCACATCCTTTCTGTTCGCCCGAACATTAATAGGACCAAGAAACATCCTCAAAAAACTCCCTACGGATACAGAACGAAAACAAGCACCCTCAGAATCGATTTTCACATTAGAATCAACTCTCTACCAACAAAATATCAATGGAATAGAATCCCACCATGAGATTTGGTCGGGAGAAATGCAGCTGCGTCACCTTCGCTCAGGACATATTTCGCTCTAACCAAATCATCTTCCAACTTGAGAAAAACAATGAAAAAAATCAGCGCAAAGCTTGCCTATACAAAGACGATCCATTTGGTAGGTAAAAGCATCAAAGATTAAACTATATTTCCTCAAACAAGAATAAAGTGCCCGTCTTAAAATTCCGTAGCGTAATTGAGCACAACAAAAATAGAAAATCAAATGGCTCTCCCCTTTTCAACATCACCATGGATCAAAGGGGAAAAAATTTCCACTAAAAACAtatcaataacaacagaacattCCTATCGCGTGCATGCGCAGAGATAAGTCAAGTTTAGAGCTGAGCACAAACTTTCTCGGCGTGTTTGGAGCTCCGAAGAGAGGAACGCAGGGAACCGATGTGAGAGTCGAGTGACGCAACGCGCTGGCGGAGCGCGTCTTCTTCGCGGGAGGTGCGGGATATGAGGGACGCCGCTAAGTCCTGCAACTCCTTGGCTTCTTCAACTAGCCTGGAAACCTGGCTCCCAACATCTCGATCGGCCGGCGATTCACCCATCGGAGTATGACGGTGCGTGCGtgggaattttttttattatgggGAATCGGGAAAACGAATGGTTACAGAAGTCaccaaaatattcaattctATTAAATTTTAGGGACGACATCCACGTACTCACTTAacccatttatttatttattgtttttctttttttctttttttaacgaCAAAGAATTGCATTGGTTATCATTTGGTGGGGGTAACAAAATTAGGAATTGAAATTCGAATATTCTCGTATTTGATGGCATACGACTCACTCAACAAATTTGATATATCAAtggtaaatgatttaaaaatttctACCAACCCTtaaaattttatcttaattttttaacaacaattttctttatttcaacTTCCTATTGGTcttcatttttgaattaaatattatttagcaactaatcctttgtacgtggcattgttaacctatcgaaccagtcccggtcatgcaagactatcagttacgcaaggtttccagccgatatactccgaattagggtccaacatgcttccgtaagattaaataaatttaaatatctctttgaccaaaatgtcgttgggtcatacctgccgagttatACGAAGTtttcctcacactccaaccacgcagttgCAACAGATGATTTCTGCACAAGCttcttcaacgacacccagcacagccttaattcgtaagctaccttaaggcgtatggtatataaatttaattataaaatatgagcatgaaagaacaagaggctttaaagaaattattcagacatgatattattacataaatcaactcctttgaagaggagaagacaacttgtttagctactcatagtaacCTTGTTCTTGTAATACataaagaaaacttaatacaatagagagaaaaatattacaacaatttatttgtaagaaaactgaagagaatgatcgatatcttcagcttccttgaacgcttgtatttatagctgaggttccactcgtttcaccgagaaactttagggaatcttacagttatcttctatttttttatgtcattattgatgacatcttttactagtgaaAGAGGCAGTTGTCTTGTATTTTTTAtcccattattgatgacatcttttactagtggaggaatcacatgtctgccactttcttttggctttattctcctcacatgcccgctttattgttgtcggggcatcttttgcttttgaagtaggcccctgtgaaaacgcatctttggtggtccttgtccacctttgcttgtctcagaaaaatcttttcgatccgttcggggtctgaagtttttttcgaattctggctccttctggttggGACACTCTAGCTAGGCAGAtgttctctgaccatcttccgatatgagccatgttacaaaattttcggcgagtctctttactccccggcaacttGTTGTTCCAtaaaaagtttctcttcttttcgaagagttcttccgcaaaagccgtagtttttcctgtcattgtgtttaacaggaatgatccgttcacaaaattatgataaaatttgaacgaaaacttgaccttgtccatttcggtgagacaaacccaaataccccatgtccttctggttgagattttattttttttccaaaagtgAACACTAATGGTATTTCCTCAGGAATAGGGTCCTtaatgaatctttgattattcatgtcaggtctccttagcttcaTGAAATGAAAGAGTTCGTGTAATCatttccctgttggttctggagctgcactaaagaaatataattcaagtacatctcctctggacaaatggtcattatttgcccatgtttcttggactgcttcctgaatccatttgggtaactgtgatatctacgggaagcttggtgacgttgtataaactgaggtcaagtctccaaattcataccaaagctttacatccttaggattgacattgttttttagccatacccttggatatatccctgcaacatcaaccctgcaagtgttagggttaatttcacttcttgtacttaatttatcccacctctgttgataaacctgaaatgaagaaataatagctgaattagtatcgatcttagatttgcccttgtcagtgttgggcctaagattgatctcttcctcttttaccccagaggcggagggttgacttgatgaggaatcctcatcaattgttgcttcatctagatcatcaaaagctgatgatagattagcacttgtttcttaagttttagcttcctcaacatcttgtttttcaaccggtggttgtatttcttgtttttgtaaaaccaatggttttagcctatcttgtttatgagaaaccaatggtttctctatggccttcacaattggcccttgaatagcagccatagttgtgtttgagcttgcatacaccctgtaattcgattagatactttgatccgatcagctt
Coding sequences within:
- the LOC140871650 gene encoding uncharacterized protein — protein: MGESPADRDVGSQVSRLVEEAKELQDLAASLISRTSREEDALRQRVASLDSHIGSLRSSLRSSKHAEKLEDDLVRAKYVLSEGDAAAFLPTKSHGSFLRMFLGPINVRANRKDVQLKVKEEYNKFRDRTACLFLFLPSLLLTLRSWIWDGCLPALPVQLYQAWLLYLYTSLALRENILRVNGSGIRPWWIKHHYYAMAMALISLTWEIERGPDCSQKQRGVQLFLKWAIMQGVSMILQNRYQRQRLYTRIALGKARRMDVVWGETAGVEGQLLLLFPVLFTLQGFEAYLGVSLLKTALGGFTSEWQVITCGILLIIMAAGNFANTVQTLITKSRVKAKMKRGKSRQDLNQGFDDKVRIHVTSR